GAATGCCGAAGCGGGCTAAATTTCCTTGCGGCAAAATTAAGTTACCGGCCAAATCGGTTAAATTATTAATTTCCAAGTAGTAAGCATAATTGCTAAATTGTAACCTTTGGGTAAAAGTGATGGTGACCTTATCTACTGAAAAGGCCAAGGTATCTATTTGATTAGCGGGATCATTTTGGGGACAGTGTAAAATATAATTGGCAAGATGCAAAGCTGGATTGGGTGATATTTCTTCGCTGAAAGTTACCAAAATTGCTTGTTTAGAGGGCAAAACATTCACACTAAGTATTTCGGGAGGAATTACATCTTCCTGATAAGGAAAAGAGTAAGACATCTGAATTGGTTCAACACCGCTGATTCCGGTTAAATTTCTTAGCTCAATTACAAACAGAGAATCGATGGATGGAAAACTATTTCGAAATCTTAGTTGGATGCCGAAATTTCCGGATATGCTATTGGCAGAGACAGGATTACCCATACCGGCATTGACAAAATAATGAGAAGGGTTAATGAAATCATTGGGCATTGCCTGATTGAACAATAAACGCAATTCTTTTTGCCCAGCGAAAGAAATTTGCACTACTTCCGGGTTAGGTAATGGAATACCTTCCATCCAAGGACCCAAAATACTTTCTACCTGAGGACAAGATGGGTCTCTGGAGGCGATTGCATACTGATAAACTTTTCCCGTTTGCAGACCTGTATCGGTATAATTGGTAACACCTGTTACAGTTAACAAAATTGTATTGCCCTCGTCATCTTTTCGATATAACGCATATTCCGGCGAACCTGTAGAAGTCCAAGCAACATTTATGGAATTTTCATTTAGGGGTTTAACGGTTAAATTTGCCGGAGTGGCTGGTCCTGTAAAGGGTTCTACGGGAGACCATTCAGCCATATAGACGCTATCTGCCTCGGTTTTTACATTAGCCAAAATACGCACTGTTCCATTTTCATCTTCCCAAGTGCTAACTTGGTAATTGCGAAAACATTGGTTATAAAAAACAGGAGAAAATTGGTTGTTGATGTATTTAAGAACATATAAATTGGGGGTAAGCGCTAAAATGATTTCAGCGGAGCCATCTTTATCAATATCTGCACAAGTGATGGAATTGAGCGAAGAGACCTCGTTGAACATAATATCGCCCATAGAAGTGTAAGTATTATTACCGGTATTTTTGAATCCCCGGCAGAACCAGAAATTCAAATCTTGATTTTCTGTGTCAGTTGTATATCCTGCTACAAAAAAATCAATGTTGCCATCGCCGTTAAAATCGCCGGTAGTAAGTGAATAAGTATTTCCAACAGGCATTCGAGTTGACCAGCGTAAATGGTATTCGGAGGAATTGATGATTTCAAAAATCATTACATCGCCATCTGTATCGGCACATAAAATATCAGGATAGTTATCACGGTCCAGATTTTCTACAATGATGGTAGGAACGAAATTATTACGGCTAAAGGTGGTAGTGGGATTGCTGATAGTGTTTCTTTGCACTAAGGCACCCGTGGAAATTCTTTTGTATGCTTGAATGACGCGTTCGTTAGGTAAATTTTTAACCAATAGGATTTCGGTTTTGCCATCGTTATCATAATCGGCCATCACGCCTCCCGAAATTCCTGTATCCAAAGCAATTACTAAACTGTCAGCACTATTATCGGGATAATTTCCTCCCTGTGGAGTAAGCCACATTTCGGCATTTTCAACTCTTAATAATAACAATTCATTTTTGGAACCTGTCGTATAAGTGGAACCTATGTCGAGAGGCCAAAAAGAATCATTGAAATTATGTTTTAAGATGTGTGCTCCTAAGTGAGGTTCAAAAACTTTAACGGGTCCATATCCGCTTTCCGCAATTTCCATAGAAACATATTCATCTATACCATTATTGTCGTAGTCCCTTTTGTGTAATAATGGTTTTTGGGGTGGACCAATAATTTTTTTGGAATAGCCATAATTTGAGATTAAGACATAATGAATGTTCATAAAATTGGCAAAGACATTGGAAACGGAGCTTAGGTTTGCTAAATTGGTAGCTTCTATTTGTAGATTTATATATCCTTCGGGAAGATAGGAAGGCAGTTTCCAAATTTGGATGCTATCGGTGGCAGTGGAATAAATGTTATAAATATTGCCGTTGGAAGCGGTAATCTTGAGGCAGGCATTAACAACTTCATCAAAATTGGCGGAGATATAATACTGCAAATTTTGTTGAGTCCAACGGCTAAATCCGGAAACGGTCTCCGTTCTTAAAACGGGAGCGGTTCGATCTACAATGACTGTTCTGAAATAGTTGTAACGGTTCATATTGTTCAAGGTCTTTTCATATTGCAAACGGAGCAGGTATTTACCTTCCGGAAAGTATTCGGGAATATAGAAATTGGCTAATTCTCCGTTGTGAACTTGCTCAAAGTGAAGAATCGGGTCGGCTGAATGACTGGTAACATCTTTCCAATCAGAATTGTTAGTATCGTTTTCCTTTTTATAACATAATGTATAATTGGCAAAATCGGAACCGTAAACAGAACCGATGATAGGAACCGAACTGCTGATTCCTAATTGATCTGGAGGATTGGTTATTTCCAGA
This DNA window, taken from Candidatus Cloacimonas sp., encodes the following:
- a CDS encoding S8 family serine peptidase — protein: DVAAAIIYATDNGCNVINMSWGDPDYSSIIADACEYAYSKGVVLVASAGNDGTAGLSYPAKLSNVISVGSVNNAKQLSTFSSYGVDLDIVALGERVLSTYKLDQSEQYFRMDGTSMSAGFVSGAAALLLSLHPGLSPSEVRSIMLNSTDDLYSVGFDVKTGHGLLNVKKMLDNLDPPYLEITNPPDQLGISSSVPIIGSVYGSDFANYTLCYKKENDTNNSDWKDVTSHSADPILHFEQVHNGELANFYIPEYFPEGKYLLRLQYEKTLNNMNRYNYFRTVIVDRTAPVLRTETVSGFSRWTQQNLQYYISANFDEVVNACLKITASNGNIYNIYSTATDSIQIWKLPSYLPEGYINLQIEATNLANLSSVSNVFANFMNIHYVLISNYGYSKKIIGPPQKPLLHKRDYDNNGIDEYVSMEIAESGYGPVKVFEPHLGAHILKHNFNDSFWPLDIGSTYTTGSKNELLLLRVENAEMWLTPQGGNYPDNSADSLVIALDTGISGGVMADYDNDGKTEILLVKNLPNERVIQAYKRISTGALVQRNTISNPTTTFSRNNFVPTIIVENLDRDNYPDILCADTDGDVMIFEIINSSEYHLRWSTRMPVGNTYSLTTGDFNGDGNIDFFVAGYTTDTENQDLNFWFCRGFKNTGNNTYTSMGDIMFNEVSSLNSITCADIDKDGSAEIILALTPNLYVLKYINNQFSPVFYNQCFRNYQVSTWEDENGTVRILANVKTEADSVYMAEWSPVEPFTGPATPANLTVKPLNENSINVAWTSTGSPEYALYRKDDEGNTILLTVTGVTNYTDTGLQTGKVYQYAIASRDPSCPQVESILGPWMEGIPLPNPEVVQISFAGQKELRLLFNQAMPNDFINPSHYFVNAGMGNPVSANSISGNFGIQLRFRNSFPSIDSLFVIELRNLTGISGVEPIQMSYSFPYQEDVIPPEILSVNVLPSKQAILVTFSEEISPNPALHLANYILHCPQNDPANQIDTLAFSVDKVTITFTQRLQFSNYAYYLEINNLTDLAGNLILPQGNLARFGIQNINNLDHLNVFPNPVTPKHPQEAIFINFPVNKKGKIAIYSSSGQLVFKDELGPFIEGSNNITYTWNLKNNDQRPVSSGVYFYVVEMGGKFKRGKLAIIK